The proteins below come from a single Roseiflexus sp. RS-1 genomic window:
- a CDS encoding alpha/beta fold hydrolase, with protein sequence MSIIVVDNQVVHYEVLGRGRPVLFLHGWMGSWRYWFPTMEYVKRSYRAYSFDFWGFGESRRKSTTESIQNYSNQVIRFLDALGIDRVLLVGHSMGGMVALKTAIDHPTRIARVVTVGAPIVGSSLSWLLKLTYHRPLADTLAGAPWLRRFLFRHFLGETNDPAVHEILDDSLKSSASTLQRSIASMLYTDLRPELPKLAVPALIVHGGRDEIVNPNQADLFHHVPLAQVVVMPKSRHFPFLDEAEQFNTLLLGFLANDHSSFRTGIAPQTVVRSSLMP encoded by the coding sequence ATGAGCATCATCGTTGTTGACAACCAGGTCGTTCACTATGAAGTGCTGGGTCGTGGTCGCCCCGTGCTCTTTCTGCATGGCTGGATGGGCAGCTGGCGCTACTGGTTTCCGACGATGGAGTATGTGAAGCGGTCCTACCGCGCCTACTCGTTCGATTTCTGGGGCTTTGGCGAATCGCGCCGCAAGAGCACGACCGAGAGCATCCAAAATTACAGCAATCAGGTTATTCGTTTCCTCGATGCTCTCGGCATTGATCGCGTCCTGCTGGTCGGTCACTCGATGGGCGGTATGGTAGCGCTCAAAACGGCGATTGATCATCCCACGCGCATTGCGCGTGTGGTGACAGTGGGCGCTCCAATTGTCGGCTCGTCCCTCTCCTGGTTGCTCAAACTCACCTATCATCGACCGCTTGCCGATACCCTGGCGGGTGCTCCCTGGTTGCGGCGTTTTCTGTTTCGCCACTTCCTGGGCGAAACGAACGATCCGGCGGTGCACGAAATCCTCGACGACAGCCTGAAGTCTTCTGCCAGCACGTTGCAGCGTTCAATCGCCTCGATGTTGTACACCGACCTGCGCCCGGAACTGCCGAAACTCGCTGTTCCTGCGCTGATCGTCCATGGCGGGCGGGACGAGATCGTGAACCCCAATCAGGCGGATCTGTTCCACCATGTGCCGCTGGCGCAGGTCGTTGTGATGCCGAAGAGTCGCCACTTTCCTTTCCTCGATGAGGCTGAGCAGTTCAACACGCTGTTGCTTGGTTTTCTGGCAAACGATCACTCCTCCTTTCGCACCGGCATCGCGCCGCAAACGGTAGTACGCTCTTCACTGATGCCCTGA
- a CDS encoding FmdB family zinc ribbon protein, protein MPLYEYQCSDCSRTFDLLRPYHRADEALDCPVCGSDRVRRKLSVIALRLDQASNHIERGTMGACCGGGCGCASHGGQG, encoded by the coding sequence ATGCCGCTCTACGAGTATCAATGCAGTGACTGCTCGCGAACGTTTGATCTGTTGCGCCCCTATCACCGTGCAGACGAAGCCCTCGATTGCCCTGTCTGCGGCAGTGATCGCGTGCGACGCAAATTATCGGTGATTGCGCTCAGGCTGGATCAGGCGTCGAATCACATCGAACGCGGAACAATGGGCGCCTGCTGTGGCGGGGGGTGCGGTTGCGCGTCGCATGGCGGTCAGGGATGA
- a CDS encoding sugar phosphate nucleotidyltransferase, with protein sequence MKVIIPTAGLGTRLRPHTYSKPKPLVSVAGKPVLGHILDTLTRFPIDEMIFITGYLGNQIADYVTSNYKIPARFIEQTELKGQAHAVYLAREVVSGPTIILFVDTIFEADLSRLTEQDIDGAIFCKEVDDPRRFGVAFTKDGFITRLVEKPATDESKLAMIGLYYIRDIQWLMRAIEVLMLRNIQTKGEYFLTDALQLMVENGARFTAPTVDVWEDCGKPETVLQTNRYLLDHGRDYVDTSRLCGSIIIPPVYVDDTAQVINSIIGPYVSIAAGAVVKDSIIRDSIINRDAQIVSATLQSSLIGDHAVVLGDFRELNVGDSSEIRYGRPAH encoded by the coding sequence ATGAAAGTTATTATTCCTACTGCCGGGCTTGGGACGCGCCTGCGTCCACATACCTACAGTAAGCCCAAGCCACTGGTGTCGGTCGCTGGCAAGCCGGTCCTCGGTCATATTCTCGATACGCTGACGCGGTTTCCGATCGATGAAATGATCTTCATCACCGGCTACCTGGGCAATCAAATCGCCGACTATGTCACCTCAAACTACAAAATCCCGGCGCGTTTTATCGAGCAGACCGAGCTGAAAGGTCAGGCGCACGCCGTCTATCTGGCGCGTGAAGTCGTCAGCGGTCCGACGATTATTCTGTTCGTGGATACGATCTTTGAAGCAGACCTCAGTCGCCTGACGGAGCAGGATATCGATGGCGCCATCTTCTGCAAGGAAGTGGATGATCCCCGGCGTTTCGGCGTCGCTTTCACCAAGGACGGATTCATTACCAGACTCGTGGAGAAACCGGCGACCGATGAGTCGAAACTGGCGATGATCGGTCTGTACTATATCCGCGATATTCAGTGGTTGATGCGCGCGATTGAAGTCCTGATGCTGCGGAATATCCAGACAAAAGGCGAGTACTTTCTCACCGACGCCTTGCAGTTGATGGTCGAGAATGGCGCCCGCTTCACTGCGCCGACGGTCGACGTCTGGGAAGACTGTGGCAAGCCGGAGACGGTGTTGCAGACGAATCGTTACCTGCTCGACCATGGTCGCGATTATGTTGATACCAGTCGTCTGTGTGGTTCGATCATCATTCCGCCTGTCTATGTCGATGACACGGCGCAGGTGATCAATTCGATCATCGGTCCGTATGTGTCAATTGCGGCTGGCGCTGTGGTGAAGGACTCGATCATTCGCGATTCGATTATCAATCGTGATGCGCAAATTGTCTCCGCCACGCTTCAATCGAGTCTTATTGGTGATCACGCGGTGGTCCTGGGGGATTTCCGTGAACTGAATGTGGGCGACTCCTCCGAAATCCGGTACGGGCGTCCGGCGCATTGA
- a CDS encoding ATP-binding protein, with translation MDEVLPYPFLAIVGQAELKMALVLALINPQIGGVLLIGPYGVGKTTAVRGLLDVMPTVEVEETDEAGNPVKRRRPMRLIELPLNARMEDVVGGINERVALEQQRVLLEEGVLARAHRNVLYIDEVNLLDARVVDAILDAAAQGRTFVRRGPVTRLYPSQFVLIGSMNPQEGTLRPQILDRFGLRVWVAPLMDPDQRLEIYRRARRFREDPETFRAGYADETAKLKQEIAAAREILPQVTIDGEAERFAIDCIQRLAIPSHRAEIALFEAARARAAADFRLSATIEDIRRVALLALRQRRSVQIDEYAATVALEDNAIDQVINGNGDAMRRRRSSRKKSPSTRASGVTPPTPADGTHQDHSSER, from the coding sequence GTGGACGAGGTATTGCCCTATCCGTTCCTGGCAATTGTCGGTCAGGCGGAGTTGAAAATGGCGCTCGTGCTGGCGTTGATCAACCCGCAGATCGGCGGTGTGCTCCTGATCGGTCCCTATGGCGTCGGCAAAACGACGGCTGTGCGCGGGTTGCTCGATGTGATGCCGACGGTCGAGGTCGAAGAAACCGATGAAGCTGGCAACCCCGTCAAACGTCGTCGTCCGATGCGTCTTATCGAACTGCCGCTCAACGCCCGCATGGAGGATGTGGTAGGCGGGATCAATGAGCGGGTGGCGCTCGAACAGCAGCGCGTTCTGCTGGAGGAAGGCGTCCTGGCGCGGGCGCACCGTAATGTCCTCTACATCGACGAAGTCAACCTGCTGGATGCGCGGGTAGTCGATGCTATTCTCGACGCTGCCGCACAGGGGCGCACGTTCGTGCGGCGCGGACCTGTAACGCGCCTCTATCCCTCGCAGTTCGTCCTGATTGGTTCAATGAACCCGCAGGAAGGAACCCTGCGCCCGCAGATCCTGGATCGTTTCGGCTTGCGCGTATGGGTAGCGCCACTGATGGACCCCGATCAACGCCTGGAGATCTACCGCCGCGCACGTCGTTTTCGTGAGGATCCAGAAACATTCCGCGCCGGGTATGCTGATGAGACCGCGAAGCTCAAGCAGGAAATCGCAGCCGCGCGCGAAATTCTCCCTCAGGTGACGATTGACGGGGAAGCCGAACGTTTTGCCATCGATTGCATTCAGCGTCTGGCAATCCCCTCGCACCGCGCCGAAATTGCGCTGTTCGAGGCGGCGCGCGCCCGCGCTGCCGCCGATTTCCGGCTGAGTGCAACCATCGAGGACATTCGCCGCGTCGCACTGCTGGCGCTGCGGCAACGACGCAGTGTTCAGATCGATGAGTATGCCGCCACCGTTGCCCTCGAAGACAACGCCATCGATCAGGTCATCAACGGCAACGGTGATGCAATGAGACGACGCCGTTCCTCACGCAAGAAATCACCGTCCACCCGCGCTTCTGGCGTTACCCCGCCCACGCCAGCGGACGGGACGCATCAGGATCATTCATCAGAGCGGTAA
- a CDS encoding DUF503 domain-containing protein: MVTLRLPGIRSLKEKRSIVKSLLGRMRNRFNVSVTEVDAHDNYGRAVLGIACVSGSGDYVEGQIQAVLRWIEEERPDLEILAADIELL, encoded by the coding sequence ATGGTCACTCTGCGACTGCCCGGCATTCGCTCGCTCAAAGAAAAACGGAGCATCGTGAAATCACTGCTCGGCAGAATGCGCAACCGCTTCAACGTTTCGGTCACTGAAGTCGATGCGCACGACAATTACGGGCGCGCCGTGCTCGGCATCGCCTGCGTATCCGGGTCGGGCGACTACGTTGAAGGACAGATCCAGGCGGTGCTGCGCTGGATCGAAGAAGAACGTCCCGATCTCGAAATCCTTGCCGCCGATATCGAACTGCTGTGA
- a CDS encoding LON peptidase substrate-binding domain-containing protein, with the protein MKLPLFPLHTVLFPGAPISLHIFEERYRLMIGQCLEQQQPFGIVLLRSGSEVNPDDPFIRSLRRQIGIDDDILREAVVPFEVGTIARITESQRFDDGRYLLIAQGQRRFRVQYIMQHEPYIVASVAQLSEDTTNLSPALLSELHRTYDQYWTTIERVTGRTYERDDLPVDAVELSYWLAHRLHVDNQRKQRWLECDVATRIREITGMLQVELAMLPRSGPNRYTDLWPWSWN; encoded by the coding sequence ATGAAACTACCACTCTTTCCATTGCATACGGTGTTGTTTCCGGGCGCGCCAATATCGCTCCATATCTTCGAGGAGCGGTATCGCCTCATGATCGGTCAATGCCTGGAACAACAACAACCGTTCGGGATTGTTCTACTCCGTTCGGGCAGCGAGGTCAATCCCGATGATCCGTTCATCCGCAGTTTGCGCCGTCAGATAGGTATCGACGACGATATTCTGCGCGAGGCGGTTGTGCCTTTCGAGGTTGGCACCATTGCGCGCATCACCGAAAGCCAGCGTTTCGACGATGGACGCTACCTGCTGATTGCCCAGGGGCAGCGTCGTTTCCGTGTGCAGTACATCATGCAGCACGAACCGTACATTGTTGCTTCAGTAGCGCAACTATCGGAAGACACTACGAACCTTTCCCCCGCTCTGCTGAGTGAACTGCACCGGACGTATGACCAATACTGGACGACCATCGAGCGCGTTACCGGTCGCACGTATGAGCGTGACGACCTGCCGGTTGATGCGGTCGAACTCTCTTACTGGCTGGCGCACCGATTGCATGTGGACAATCAGCGCAAACAACGCTGGCTCGAATGCGATGTCGCCACGCGCATCCGCGAGATCACCGGTATGCTTCAGGTGGAACTCGCCATGTTGCCGCGCTCCGGTCCGAATCGTTATACCGACCTGTGGCCCTGGTCGTGGAACTAA
- a CDS encoding bifunctional ornithine acetyltransferase/N-acetylglutamate synthase encodes MSYNIIEDGHVSSPAGFRATGVSCGLKEIRARDLAIVYSQYPCQTAALFTTNLIVAAPIFFNQAILARKRDNIRAVVINAGHANAGTGQPGLATVVHCAKIAAEELEVPRDSVLMLSTGQIGVAPPLDRMREGIRRAASELDSNGGRRAALAILTSETRPKERALRVSLREGRTVTLAGMAKGGRMVSPNLATLLCVITTDAPIESRLLMRALDQSVSRSFGRLYIDGDVSPNDAVLVLANGAAGGPPIVDGSRELGAWQQALDALCYDLAQQILRDAASGGKHILVTVRGAATDADAAQIARAVARSTAVRLMCARNLPDWGGMLVAVGASGVDLRPDLLELRVGAVTVMNEGLSKRFEPAELIQALSGPEVELLIDLHNGAGAATVWTCTTGAEP; translated from the coding sequence ATGAGTTACAATATTATTGAAGACGGGCATGTTTCAAGCCCGGCAGGGTTTCGCGCCACCGGCGTCTCATGCGGGCTGAAGGAGATCCGCGCCCGCGATCTGGCGATTGTGTACTCACAATATCCCTGCCAGACTGCGGCGCTCTTCACCACCAATCTCATCGTTGCTGCGCCGATCTTCTTCAATCAGGCGATCCTGGCGCGTAAGCGCGACAATATTCGCGCAGTCGTCATTAACGCCGGGCATGCCAATGCTGGCACCGGTCAACCCGGACTGGCAACGGTTGTGCATTGCGCTAAAATTGCTGCGGAAGAACTGGAAGTGCCACGCGACAGCGTCTTGATGCTCTCGACAGGGCAGATCGGCGTTGCGCCGCCGCTCGACCGGATGCGCGAAGGGATTCGCCGTGCTGCATCCGAACTCGACAGCAACGGCGGGCGACGCGCTGCACTCGCCATTCTGACGAGCGAGACGCGACCGAAGGAACGCGCTCTGCGCGTCTCGCTCCGTGAGGGGCGCACGGTGACGCTGGCAGGTATGGCGAAAGGAGGGCGGATGGTCAGCCCGAACCTGGCAACGCTGCTCTGCGTCATCACCACCGATGCACCGATCGAATCGCGCCTGCTGATGCGCGCCCTCGATCAGAGTGTGAGTCGCTCGTTTGGACGACTGTATATCGACGGCGACGTCAGTCCGAACGATGCGGTGCTGGTGCTGGCGAACGGGGCAGCTGGCGGACCGCCGATTGTCGATGGGTCGCGGGAACTTGGCGCATGGCAACAGGCGCTCGATGCGCTCTGTTATGATCTGGCGCAGCAGATATTGCGCGATGCGGCATCCGGCGGTAAACATATTCTCGTCACCGTGCGCGGCGCAGCTACCGACGCCGACGCGGCGCAGATAGCGCGCGCCGTCGCACGATCGACAGCAGTGCGCCTCATGTGCGCCCGTAACCTGCCCGATTGGGGCGGCATGCTCGTCGCCGTCGGCGCCAGCGGGGTCGATCTGCGCCCCGATCTGCTCGAACTGCGCGTCGGCGCGGTGACAGTGATGAATGAGGGATTGTCGAAGCGTTTCGAGCCTGCTGAACTGATCCAGGCGCTCTCAGGACCGGAGGTCGAACTCTTGATCGACCTGCACAACGGCGCCGGCGCTGCCACAGTGTGGACGTGCACCACCGGCGCGGAGCCATAA
- a CDS encoding class I SAM-dependent rRNA methyltransferase — translation MTTVTLQPGKERPVVQRHPWVFSGAIARIQGRQPERGAVVDVRSAEGEWLARGCWSAGSQIRIRLFTWEPDEPIDDALIRRRIERAIDGRRRLGMLANEGACRLIYAESDGIPGLIVDYYAGFLVVQLLTQAMAQRSAAVTRILVETLAPRGIYERSDADVREKEGLPPASGVLWGETPPARLRMRLPGDIWHVVDLGAGQKTGAYLDQAFNRLRVAAHCNGAETLDCFCYTGGFTIAAARAGARHITAVDTSEAALSMLREGLTLNMVATPVETAPGDAFKLLRRYREEQRRFDVVILDPPKFATSQSQVERATRGYKDINMQAMHLLRPGGILATFSCSGLVSADLFQKVVFGAALDAHRDVQIIERLSQSPDHPVLLTFPEGEYLKGLICRVW, via the coding sequence ATGACAACCGTCACGTTGCAGCCAGGCAAAGAGCGGCCCGTGGTTCAACGCCATCCGTGGGTATTTTCCGGTGCAATCGCGCGTATTCAGGGTCGTCAGCCCGAACGCGGCGCGGTGGTCGATGTGCGTTCCGCCGAGGGCGAGTGGCTGGCGCGCGGGTGCTGGAGCGCCGGATCGCAGATTCGCATCCGCCTGTTTACATGGGAGCCGGACGAACCGATCGATGATGCGCTTATCCGTCGGCGCATCGAGCGGGCGATTGATGGTCGCCGCAGACTCGGCATGCTCGCCAACGAAGGAGCATGCCGCCTGATCTATGCCGAGTCTGACGGCATACCCGGACTGATCGTCGATTACTATGCTGGCTTTCTGGTGGTGCAACTGTTGACCCAGGCAATGGCGCAGCGCAGTGCAGCTGTGACGCGCATCCTGGTGGAAACCCTCGCGCCGCGCGGCATTTATGAGCGCAGCGACGCCGATGTGCGCGAGAAGGAGGGTCTCCCGCCAGCATCCGGCGTTCTCTGGGGTGAAACGCCGCCCGCACGCCTGCGTATGCGCCTTCCGGGCGACATCTGGCACGTGGTAGACCTGGGCGCCGGGCAAAAAACCGGGGCCTATCTGGATCAGGCGTTCAATCGGTTGCGCGTTGCGGCGCACTGCAACGGTGCGGAGACGCTTGACTGCTTTTGTTACACCGGCGGCTTCACGATTGCAGCAGCGCGCGCAGGGGCGCGCCACATCACGGCAGTCGACACCAGCGAGGCGGCACTGAGTATGCTTCGTGAGGGTCTGACCCTCAACATGGTCGCAACACCGGTGGAAACAGCGCCTGGCGATGCCTTCAAACTGCTGCGGCGCTATCGCGAGGAACAGCGTCGTTTCGATGTCGTCATTCTCGATCCGCCCAAATTCGCCACTTCGCAATCGCAGGTTGAACGTGCTACCCGCGGCTATAAGGACATTAACATGCAGGCGATGCACCTGCTGCGTCCCGGCGGCATTCTGGCGACCTTCTCGTGCTCAGGGCTGGTGTCTGCCGACCTGTTCCAGAAGGTGGTGTTCGGCGCAGCGCTCGACGCACACCGCGATGTGCAGATCATCGAACGGCTGTCCCAAAGCCCCGATCATCCGGTGCTGCTGACCTTTCCCGAAGGAGAATACCTGAAAGGTCTGATCTGTCGTGTGTGGTAG
- a CDS encoding D-lyxose/D-mannose family sugar isomerase has product MRRSAINTILRTADAYIRKRGFYLPPFAYWSPDEWRARGPECAEIVANRLGWDVTDFGTGDFARTGLTLFTLRNGNPRDPARKPYAEKILIVEDGQITPLHFHWKKTEDIINRGGGALVVQLYHSTPDERLDETRMIEVSTDGMRRTVAPGGVVVLHPGESITLPPLLYHAFWAEGGRVLAGEVSSINDDAADNRFLHPIGRFPLIEEDEPPLYLLCTDYEHVAFGF; this is encoded by the coding sequence ATGCGACGTTCCGCTATTAACACCATTTTGCGCACCGCCGACGCATATATCCGCAAACGCGGCTTCTATCTGCCGCCATTCGCTTACTGGTCCCCCGACGAGTGGCGCGCCCGTGGACCAGAGTGCGCCGAAATCGTTGCCAATCGACTCGGCTGGGATGTCACCGATTTCGGTACAGGGGATTTCGCGCGCACCGGTCTGACCCTGTTCACCCTGCGTAACGGCAACCCCCGCGATCCTGCACGCAAACCGTATGCCGAAAAGATACTGATCGTCGAAGATGGACAGATCACGCCGTTGCATTTCCACTGGAAGAAGACCGAAGATATCATCAATCGCGGCGGCGGCGCGCTGGTAGTGCAACTCTACCACTCGACGCCGGATGAGCGCCTCGATGAGACCCGCATGATCGAGGTGAGTACTGATGGCATGCGTCGCACGGTCGCTCCCGGTGGCGTCGTCGTGTTGCACCCTGGCGAAAGTATCACACTCCCGCCGCTCCTGTACCACGCATTCTGGGCGGAGGGCGGTCGAGTGCTGGCTGGCGAGGTTTCGTCGATCAACGATGATGCCGCCGACAATCGCTTTCTGCATCCCATCGGACGCTTTCCGCTGATCGAAGAGGACGAACCGCCGCTTTATCTGCTCTGTACCGACTACGAGCATGTCGCTTTCGGGTTCTGA
- a CDS encoding transposase, giving the protein MPYRALRSSPTKYATDLTDEPWAALVPLVATPSPNGGRPTDIDRRAIVNALLSKNRTGRQWRMRPNDVPPMSSVRSYFDTWSRDGTFIKINDTLRKPARHALSCDSEPSISILDAQSVTTTEAGGERGYDGEKGQWTQTATLS; this is encoded by the coding sequence ATGCCATACCGTGCATTGCGATCCTCTCCAACAAAGTATGCGACCGATCTGACCGATGAACCATGGGCTGCTCTCGTGCCGCTGGTCGCCACCCCGTCGCCCAACGGCGGCCGCCCGACCGACATTGATCGCCGCGCGATCGTCAACGCGCTGCTTTCCAAAAATCGCACGGGCCGTCAATGGCGCATGCGTCCGAACGATGTTCCGCCGATGAGTTCCGTTCGCTCCTATTTCGACACATGGAGTCGTGATGGAACCTTTATCAAAATCAATGATACGCTGCGGAAACCGGCGCGACACGCGCTGAGTTGCGACTCGGAGCCGTCTATCAGCATCCTGGATGCTCAATCCGTCACAACGACCGAAGCAGGCGGCGAACGTGGCTATGATGGGGAAAAAGGTCAATGGACGCAAACAGCAACGTTGAGTTGA